One window from the genome of Raphanus sativus cultivar WK10039 unplaced genomic scaffold, ASM80110v3 Scaffold0102, whole genome shotgun sequence encodes:
- the LOC108855026 gene encoding nicotinate phosphoribosyltransferase 1, with product MEKTKGNNVFDDGKKQKAGRVVEKPTNPMVTPLLNDLYQFTMAYAYWKAGKQSERSVFDLYFRKNPFGGEYTIFAGLEECIKFLANFTLTDQEIDFVRHSLPGCEEAFCDYLRGLDCSDIEVYAISEGSVVFPKVPLLRIEGPVAVVQLLETPFLNLINYASLVATNAARHRFVAGKSKLLLEFGARRAQGPDGAISASKYCYLGGFDATSNVAAGKLFGIPLRGTHSHAFVSSFMSLDEIVGKALRSSDGKTTCEDFVNLVQTCLAKIQNSSALSGIFSETNKSELAAFTSYALAFPSAFLALVDTYDVMKSGIPNFCAVALALNELGYKAVGIRLDSGDLAYLSTVARKFFCGVERELNVPDFGKMIITASNDLNEETVDALNKQGHEVDAFGIGTNLVTCYSQAALGCVFKLVEINKQPRIKLSEDVTKVSIPCKKRTYRLFGKEGYPLVDIMTGENEPPPKVGERLLCRHPFNESKRAYVVPQRVEELLKCYWRGNADEAREELEPLKEIRSRCIKQLENMRPDHMRRLNPTPYKVSVSAELYDFIHNLWLNEAPVGELH from the exons ATGGAGAAGACGAAAGGGAACAACGTGTTTGACGATGGGAAGAAACAGAAAGCGGGTCGGGTCGTGGAGAAACCGACGAACCCGATGGTGACTCCACTCCTCAACGATCTTTACCAATTCACCATGGCTTATGCTTACTGGAAAGCCGGCAAACAATCCGAACGATCCGT GTTTGATTTGTATTTTCGTAAGAACCCAtttggtggagagtacacaatcTTCGCCGGGTTAGAAGAATGCATCAAGTTCCTCGCTAACTTCACTTTGACCGACCAAGAGATCGATTTCGTTCGTCACTCTTTACCTGGTTGTGAG GAAGCTTTCTGTGATTACCTTCGTGGGCTTGATTGTTCCGACATTGAAGTCTATGCTATTTCTGAAGGATCTGTCGTGTTTCCTAAAGTGCCTTTGCTCAGAATCGAAGGTCCTGTTGCT GTTGTGCAATTGTTGGAAACTCCGTTTCTGAATCTCATCAACTACGCGTCTCTGGTTGCTACCAACGCAGCAAGGCATCGGTTTGTTGCTGGCAAATCTAAGCTTCTGCTTGAGTTTGGTGCTCGCAGAGCTCAG GGACCTGATGGTGCAATAAGCGCATCAAAGTATTGCTACCTTGGAGGCTTTGATGCAACCAG CAATGTTGCAGCGGGAAAATTGTTTGGAATACCTCTCCGTGGTACACATTCACATGCTTTTGTCAGCTCATTCATG AGCCTTGATGAGATTGTTGGCAAAGCGCTTCGAAGCTCTGATGGGAAAACCACTTGTGAAGATTTCGTCAATCTGGTCCAAACATGCCTAGCCAAGATTCAG AACTCATCTGCACTGTCTGGGATCTTCTCTGAGACAAACAAAAGCGAGCTTGCAGCTTTCACATCCTACGCACTGGCTTTCCCCAGCGCCTTTCTTGCGCTTGTTGATACTTACGATGTCATGAAAAGTGGAATCCCTAACTTCTGTGCTGTTGCTCTAGCACTTAATGAACTGGG ATACAAAGCAGTAGGCATTAGGCTTGATTCAGGTGACTTAGCTTATCTCTCTACCGTGGCCAGGAAGTTCTTTTGCGGCGTAGAGAGAGAGCTTAACGTGCCTGACTTTGGTAAGATGATCATTACCGCGAGTAACGATCTTAACGAAGAGACAGTCGATGCTCTTAACAAACAG GGTCATGAAGTAGACGCCTTTGGAATTGGAACCAACTTAGTGACTTGCTATTCACAAGCGGCGTTAGGCTGTGTTTTCAAACTCGTGGAGATCAATAAGCAGCCTCGGATCAAACTCTCTGAAGATGTTACTAAG GTATCTATACCATGTAAGAAGCGTACTTACAGATTATTCGGAAAAGAGGGTTACCCTCTAGTTGATATCATGACTGGAGAGAACGAACCACCACCTAAG GTTGGTGAGAGGTTGCTTTGCCGTCATCCATTCAATGAATCGAAAAGGGCTTATGTGGTGCCACAACGTGTGGAAGAGCTTCTTAAATGTTACTGGCGTGGAAATGCAG ATGAAGCTAGGGAAGAGCTGGAGCCATTGAAAGAGATAAGAAGCCGTTGCATTAAACAGCTTGAGAACATGAGACCTGATCATATGAGAAGATTAAACCCTACTCCTTATAAG GTTAGTGTGAGCGCCGAGTTGTATGACTTCATCCACAACCTCTGGCTCAACGAAGCTCCTGTCGGTGAACTgcactga